One segment of Desulfosudis oleivorans Hxd3 DNA contains the following:
- the ppdK gene encoding pyruvate, phosphate dikinase yields the protein MKTTKWVYLFDELDQAMANVGNDWDAVRGLFGGKGANLADMQRLGVPVPPGFTVTTEACNAYLEGGGVFPDDMWDQELRALLAIEKNTGKIFGDSENPLLVSCRSGAKFSMPGMMDTVLNIGLTDETAQGMIRLTQDPRFVYDAYRRLIQMFGAVVMGVPDEPFESAIDRAKQKAGVSADTELTAEQWHLLTEQFKTIFHSHTQIDFPQDPVEQLKMSTEAVFKSWNGRRAVDYRNAAGIAHDLGTAVNIVTMVFGNMGDDCATGVAMTRNGATGEPGLEGDYLINAQGEDVVAGIRMTRNIDQLATEMPESYRQLQEIARILENHYRDMQDMEFTIEKGKLWMLQTRDGKRTAQAAVRIAVDMVEEGRITKEEAVARVSPGQVDFFLHPQFDNQAVAEARAGGKVLARGLNVSPGAAVGKVVFEADLAATWAREQGRQVLLVRPETKPDDVHGMLAANGILTSRGGRTSHAALVARQFGKPAVVGVSDLQINLVKRCMTVGDLTIQEGDWLSLDGNTGEVFIGQIKTMEPDIKDPWLIKLLEWADRIRSLDVMANADYPVDAGRAREYGAQGIGLCRTEHMFFESERLPHVQKMIMATLPFDRREALAALLPFQREDFAGLFRVMDGLPVIIRLIDPPLHEFMPDLVELINELADLKMRVNHATNMADIDSLLQQIRGKERIRQRTVQLQEQNPMLGLRGVRLGIQIPELTGMQVRALFEAACEVTREGIRVFPKIMIPLTTHANELKRQREVLEETAKKVMAEQGITIDYKFGTMIELPRAALTADRIAAHAEFFSFGTNDLTQTTFGISRDDAESGFLMSYLNQDILPDNPFATLDRDGVGELMRIGVTKGRSVRPDLECGICGEHGGDPESIALCHELGLDYVSCSPFRVPVARLAAAHAALKSKNRKPAGA from the coding sequence ATGAAAACAACCAAATGGGTATATCTTTTTGACGAATTGGATCAGGCCATGGCCAATGTCGGCAATGACTGGGATGCCGTGCGGGGGCTGTTCGGCGGCAAAGGCGCCAACCTGGCGGACATGCAGCGCCTTGGCGTGCCCGTGCCACCGGGCTTTACCGTCACCACCGAGGCCTGCAACGCTTACCTGGAGGGTGGCGGCGTTTTTCCGGATGATATGTGGGACCAGGAGCTGCGCGCCCTGCTGGCCATTGAAAAAAATACCGGAAAGATTTTTGGAGACAGTGAAAACCCCCTGCTGGTCTCCTGCCGGTCCGGTGCCAAGTTCTCCATGCCCGGCATGATGGACACCGTCCTCAATATCGGTCTCACCGACGAGACCGCCCAGGGCATGATCCGCCTCACCCAGGACCCCCGTTTTGTCTATGACGCATACCGCCGGTTGATCCAGATGTTCGGGGCCGTGGTCATGGGGGTTCCGGACGAGCCCTTTGAATCCGCTATTGACCGGGCCAAACAAAAGGCCGGGGTATCGGCCGACACCGAATTGACGGCCGAACAGTGGCATCTGCTGACGGAACAGTTTAAAACCATCTTTCACAGCCATACCCAGATCGATTTTCCCCAGGACCCGGTGGAGCAGCTCAAGATGTCCACCGAGGCGGTCTTTAAAAGCTGGAACGGCCGCCGGGCCGTTGATTACCGAAACGCCGCCGGCATTGCCCACGACCTGGGCACGGCGGTTAATATCGTCACCATGGTCTTCGGCAATATGGGAGATGACTGCGCCACCGGCGTGGCCATGACCCGCAACGGCGCTACCGGAGAACCGGGCCTGGAAGGGGACTACCTGATTAACGCCCAGGGTGAGGACGTGGTAGCCGGCATCCGAATGACCCGGAACATCGACCAACTGGCCACGGAGATGCCGGAAAGTTACCGGCAGTTGCAGGAGATCGCCAGAATACTGGAAAACCACTATCGCGACATGCAGGATATGGAGTTTACCATTGAAAAGGGCAAACTCTGGATGCTGCAGACCCGGGACGGCAAACGTACGGCCCAGGCGGCGGTACGCATCGCCGTGGACATGGTTGAGGAGGGAAGAATCACAAAGGAGGAGGCGGTGGCACGGGTCTCTCCCGGCCAGGTCGACTTCTTTCTTCACCCCCAGTTTGATAATCAGGCCGTGGCTGAGGCCAGGGCCGGGGGCAAGGTACTGGCCCGGGGCCTGAATGTCTCCCCCGGCGCCGCCGTGGGCAAGGTGGTCTTTGAAGCGGACCTGGCCGCAACCTGGGCCAGGGAGCAGGGTCGCCAGGTGCTGCTGGTGCGGCCCGAGACCAAGCCCGATGATGTGCATGGCATGCTGGCGGCCAACGGCATTCTTACCAGCCGTGGCGGCCGCACCAGCCACGCGGCCCTGGTGGCCCGCCAGTTCGGCAAGCCGGCCGTGGTCGGGGTGTCGGACCTGCAGATCAACCTGGTCAAGCGGTGCATGACGGTGGGAGACCTCACCATCCAGGAAGGGGACTGGCTCTCTCTGGATGGCAATACCGGTGAGGTTTTTATCGGCCAGATAAAAACCATGGAACCGGACATCAAAGATCCCTGGCTGATCAAGCTGCTCGAATGGGCCGACCGGATCCGCTCCCTGGACGTGATGGCAAACGCCGACTACCCGGTGGACGCCGGCCGTGCCCGGGAGTACGGGGCTCAGGGCATCGGGTTGTGCCGGACGGAGCATATGTTTTTTGAAAGTGAACGCCTGCCCCATGTGCAGAAGATGATCATGGCCACGCTTCCCTTTGACCGACGGGAGGCCCTGGCGGCCCTGCTCCCGTTCCAGCGGGAGGACTTTGCCGGCCTGTTCCGGGTCATGGACGGGCTGCCGGTCATCATTCGCCTGATCGATCCGCCGCTTCATGAGTTCATGCCCGACCTGGTGGAGCTGATCAACGAACTGGCCGATCTGAAAATGCGCGTCAACCACGCGACCAACATGGCCGATATAGACAGCCTGTTGCAACAGATCCGGGGCAAGGAACGCATCCGACAACGGACCGTGCAGTTGCAGGAGCAAAATCCCATGCTGGGCTTGCGCGGTGTTCGGCTGGGCATTCAAATCCCCGAACTGACCGGTATGCAGGTTCGGGCGCTTTTTGAAGCGGCCTGTGAAGTCACCCGTGAAGGCATTCGCGTCTTTCCCAAAATCATGATCCCCCTGACCACCCACGCCAATGAGCTTAAGCGCCAGCGGGAGGTGCTTGAGGAAACGGCTAAAAAAGTCATGGCTGAGCAGGGCATCACCATCGACTATAAATTCGGCACCATGATCGAACTGCCCCGTGCCGCCCTGACCGCCGATCGAATCGCGGCCCACGCGGAGTTCTTCTCCTTCGGCACCAACGACCTGACCCAGACCACCTTTGGCATTTCCAGGGACGACGCCGAATCCGGGTTTCTGATGAGTTACCTGAACCAGGACATTCTGCCGGACAACCCCTTTGCCACCCTTGACCGGGACGGCGTGGGTGAGCTGATGCGGATCGGGGTTACCAAAGGGCGAAGCGTTCGGCCCGATCTGGAATGCGGCATCTGCGGCGAGCATGGCGGTGATCCGGAATCCATCGCCCTGTGCCACGAACTGGGGCTGGAT
- a CDS encoding class I SAM-dependent methyltransferase, translating into MALPDAALLEKYRHQAHMLANRAKKQYRHLKKRFARQNIEVFRIYDWDIPEIRAVVDWYAGHLVVGEYTRKQSTPDWLPMMGAAVAEALEVPPAKVHLKTRRTGTQGQKRYERLARTERKIVMSERDFKFYVNLDDYVDTGLFSDHRDTRRMVREMADGKDFLNLFCYSGTFTCYAARGGARSTTSVDRSRTAIRWARENMALNSIPSKGHTLVQAHVFDFLEKAAADARRFDLAIVDPPSFATSRDGAHNMDIVKDHPRLLEMTVALMKPGGTILFSTNHQAFAPRMERLGVAGIQEITSATTPEDYRNRKTPIHRCWKITVCP; encoded by the coding sequence ATGGCATTACCAGACGCGGCATTGTTGGAAAAATACCGGCACCAGGCCCACATGCTGGCCAACCGGGCAAAAAAACAGTACCGGCATTTAAAAAAACGGTTTGCACGGCAGAACATCGAGGTGTTCCGGATCTACGACTGGGACATTCCCGAGATCCGGGCCGTGGTGGACTGGTACGCCGGTCACCTGGTGGTGGGCGAATACACCCGCAAACAGTCCACCCCGGACTGGCTGCCCATGATGGGAGCCGCGGTGGCAGAGGCCCTGGAAGTGCCACCGGCAAAAGTCCATCTGAAGACCCGGCGCACCGGCACCCAGGGGCAAAAGCGCTATGAACGGCTGGCCCGCACCGAGCGAAAAATCGTGATGTCGGAACGGGATTTCAAATTTTACGTCAACCTGGACGACTATGTGGACACCGGCCTGTTCTCCGACCATCGGGATACCCGGCGAATGGTACGGGAGATGGCGGACGGCAAAGACTTTTTAAACCTGTTCTGCTACTCGGGCACATTTACCTGTTACGCGGCCCGGGGCGGGGCCCGGTCCACAACGTCGGTGGACCGTTCCCGCACCGCCATTCGGTGGGCCCGGGAGAACATGGCGTTAAACAGCATTCCGTCAAAGGGCCACACCCTGGTCCAGGCCCATGTGTTCGACTTTCTGGAAAAAGCGGCCGCGGATGCCCGGCGGTTTGACCTGGCCATCGTTGACCCTCCGTCCTTTGCCACCAGCCGGGACGGGGCGCACAACATGGACATTGTAAAAGACCATCCCCGGCTGCTGGAAATGACCGTGGCCCTGATGAAACCCGGCGGCACCATCCTCTTTTCCACCAACCACCAGGCATTTGCCCCCCGTATGGAGCGGCTTGGCGTGGCCGGCATTCAGGAGATCACGTCGGCCACGACTCCAGAGGATTACCGCAACCGGAAAACGCCGATTCACCGGTGCTGGAAAATCACGGTATGCCCATGA
- a CDS encoding tRNA dihydrouridine synthase, with amino-acid sequence MPMTLCMAPIRGITDHIFRTAFAEHFGGFDTAVAPFVSSRKDRKIKSAHLKDLLPEYNTALPVVPQILSNSGEDFVYLADHLYDLGYSVTNWNLGCPYPMVAKKYRGAGLLPHTDRIAEFLDTVMSRMKGGLSVKIRLGWADTTELMGLLPVLHRYPLAELIVHPRTGIQRYEGTVDLAAFERVLENTGLPVMYNGDIQTVADFAYLSGRFKAVDRWMIGRGALADPFLPAAIGGSQPEEKEKVARMRNFHDDLMARYTLRLNGPVHLLDRMKGLWRYFILLFETPDKSAKSIFKSKEIAAYQDHVARFFDTGPRIAKKKPTFF; translated from the coding sequence ATGCCCATGACCCTCTGCATGGCCCCCATTCGGGGCATCACCGATCATATCTTCCGCACCGCCTTTGCCGAACACTTCGGCGGGTTTGACACGGCGGTGGCTCCTTTTGTTTCCAGCCGTAAAGACAGAAAAATCAAAAGCGCCCACCTGAAAGACCTGCTGCCTGAATACAACACCGCCCTGCCGGTGGTGCCCCAGATTCTGAGCAACAGCGGCGAGGATTTTGTCTATCTGGCCGACCATCTGTACGATCTGGGGTATTCGGTGACAAACTGGAACCTGGGATGCCCCTATCCCATGGTGGCCAAAAAATACCGGGGCGCGGGCCTGCTGCCCCACACGGACCGGATCGCGGAATTTCTCGACACCGTCATGTCCCGCATGAAGGGCGGTCTTTCTGTCAAAATCCGGCTGGGATGGGCGGATACAACAGAGTTGATGGGCCTGCTGCCGGTGCTGCACCGGTATCCCCTGGCCGAGCTGATCGTGCATCCGCGGACCGGGATTCAGCGGTACGAAGGAACCGTTGACCTGGCGGCCTTTGAACGAGTGCTGGAGAACACCGGCCTTCCGGTCATGTACAACGGTGACATTCAGACAGTTGCGGATTTTGCATACCTGTCCGGCCGCTTCAAGGCGGTGGACCGGTGGATGATCGGCCGGGGAGCGCTTGCCGACCCTTTTCTGCCGGCAGCCATTGGCGGCAGTCAGCCGGAGGAAAAAGAAAAGGTGGCCCGAATGCGAAATTTTCACGACGACCTGATGGCCCGCTATACCCTTCGTTTAAACGGACCGGTCCACCTGCTGGACCGGATGAAGGGGCTGTGGCGCTATTTTATCCTGCTCTTTGAAACGCCGGACAAATCCGCCAAATCGATCTTCAAGTCAAAAGAGATCGCCGCCTACCAGGACCATGTGGCCCGGTTTTTTGATACCGGCCCACGAATTGCCAAAAAAAAGCCTACTTTTTTTTGA
- a CDS encoding methyltransferase, with protein sequence MEGNWNPGSLLGMSGYYWRSCVLHAAIRLDLFTVIGNESLTAETVADRIRADSDGTARLLNALAAMKLMTKKEDRFGNTSAGSRFLSASSSEYIGHIILHHHHLMESWQQLDRCVTSGKPVRTTLAFGDPAVREAFINAMSTTAMLTAPRLVGHMDLSGRRALLDLGGGAGMYAIAFCKTNPHLSAWVLDLPSSQSQARATIERFGMTGRVHFLAGDYLQEDLPGTYDAVWMSHIFHSENPDTCSRMLEKVYRVLDPGGLVAVHELILNDDRTSPLFPALFSLNMLTGTAEGRSYTNRELTLMLKGAGFTDITRLSYAGPTDSGILTAKKP encoded by the coding sequence ATGGAAGGCAACTGGAACCCCGGAAGTCTGCTGGGGATGTCGGGTTACTACTGGCGTTCTTGTGTGCTGCACGCGGCCATCAGGCTGGACCTGTTTACCGTCATCGGGAATGAATCCCTTACCGCCGAAACAGTGGCCGACCGGATTCGGGCGGACAGCGACGGCACGGCCCGGTTGTTAAACGCCCTGGCCGCCATGAAGCTGATGACAAAGAAAGAGGACCGGTTCGGCAACACATCGGCCGGATCCCGGTTCCTGTCCGCGTCCTCTTCGGAGTACATCGGTCACATTATCCTCCATCACCACCACCTCATGGAATCATGGCAGCAGCTTGACAGGTGCGTGACCTCTGGCAAACCGGTGCGCACAACGCTTGCCTTTGGCGATCCGGCTGTTCGTGAGGCGTTTATAAACGCCATGTCCACCACGGCCATGCTCACGGCGCCCCGCCTGGTGGGCCATATGGACCTGTCAGGCCGGCGTGCCCTTCTGGATTTAGGCGGCGGGGCCGGCATGTATGCCATCGCCTTCTGCAAAACCAACCCGCACCTGTCGGCATGGGTGCTGGATCTGCCATCTTCTCAATCCCAGGCCAGGGCAACCATTGAACGCTTCGGCATGACCGGCCGGGTGCATTTCCTGGCGGGCGATTACCTGCAAGAGGATCTGCCCGGCACTTACGACGCGGTATGGATGTCCCATATCTTTCACAGCGAAAATCCGGACACCTGCTCCCGAATGCTTGAAAAGGTTTACCGGGTGCTCGACCCGGGGGGCCTGGTGGCGGTCCATGAACTGATCCTGAATGACGACCGCACGTCGCCGCTTTTCCCCGCGCTTTTTTCATTGAACATGCTTACCGGCACAGCCGAGGGCCGGTCCTATACCAACCGGGAACTGACCCTGATGCTCAAAGGCGCCGGGTTTACCGACATAACCCGCCTGTCTTATGCCGGCCCTACCGACTCGGGCATCTTGACGGCCAAAAAGCCATAA
- a CDS encoding SDR family NAD(P)-dependent oxidoreductase — protein MEISKLFSLENKTALVTGGSMGIGRATALAFADAGADVAIVSRKMENLAPVAEEIKAKGKRCLPVAAHVGRMDQLPAIVEQVVAEFGQIDILVNNAATSPAYATIFEAQEKLWDSIIGLNLKGLYFLSQAVARVMEEKGAGGSIINVSSIDGFAPQAQVGIYSISKAGVNMATRSMALELAPHKIRVNAIAPGATRTKLFEGLFAFLPEDEREKQIQQIGQAFPLGRVAVPDDMVGLMLYLASDASAYMTGQVVAVEGGVLLHGGL, from the coding sequence ATGGAAATCAGTAAACTGTTTTCACTGGAGAACAAGACGGCCCTTGTCACCGGCGGTTCCATGGGCATCGGCCGGGCCACGGCCCTGGCCTTTGCCGATGCCGGGGCTGACGTGGCCATTGTCAGCCGCAAGATGGAAAACCTGGCCCCCGTGGCCGAAGAGATAAAGGCCAAAGGGAAAAGGTGCCTGCCCGTGGCGGCCCACGTGGGCCGCATGGACCAGCTTCCCGCCATTGTGGAGCAGGTGGTTGCCGAGTTCGGACAAATCGACATCCTGGTCAACAACGCGGCCACCAGCCCGGCCTATGCCACCATTTTCGAAGCCCAGGAAAAACTGTGGGATTCGATCATCGGCCTCAATCTCAAGGGGCTCTATTTTCTGAGCCAGGCCGTGGCCCGGGTCATGGAAGAAAAGGGCGCCGGCGGTTCCATCATCAACGTCTCCTCCATCGACGGGTTCGCGCCCCAGGCCCAGGTGGGCATCTACTCCATCTCCAAGGCCGGGGTCAATATGGCCACCCGCTCCATGGCCCTGGAACTGGCGCCTCACAAGATCCGGGTCAATGCCATTGCGCCGGGGGCCACGCGCACCAAGCTCTTTGAAGGGCTGTTCGCCTTTCTGCCGGAAGACGAAAGGGAAAAACAGATTCAGCAGATCGGCCAGGCCTTTCCCCTGGGCCGGGTGGCCGTGCCCGACGACATGGTGGGGCTGATGCTCTACCTGGCCTCTGACGCCTCGGCCTACATGACCGGCCAGGTGGTGGCCGTGGAGGGCGGGGTGCTGCTGCACGGGGGGCTGTAA
- a CDS encoding branched-chain amino acid aminotransferase, translating into MELTLTRAQELKPHPKDDELAFGTVFTDHMFNMDYSPEKGWHTPRIEPYGPFELSPASMVLHYGQAVFEGLKAYRTASGGVQLYRPKKNLARLNESCRRLCIPEFNEEDLLDGLKQLVSLDQAWVPSTHGTSLYIRPFVIATDPYVGLRSSHTYRLAIILSPVGAYYPEGFNPVKIWVTRKYVRAVRGGVGHVKTAGNYAASLYATEEAHKEGYTQVLWLDGVEQKYVEEVGSMNIFFVINNELVTPALNGSILPGVTRDSVIEVARSWDMPVAERKISIDEVFEAQKSGALSEVFGSGTAAVISPVGMIKCDDLEVTIGDGSAGPMSKKFFDTLTGIQYGDAPAPDGWIEPV; encoded by the coding sequence ATGGAACTTACCCTGACCCGGGCACAGGAGTTAAAGCCCCACCCCAAGGATGATGAACTGGCCTTTGGCACGGTGTTTACCGATCACATGTTCAATATGGATTACTCCCCCGAGAAGGGGTGGCACACTCCCCGCATCGAGCCTTACGGGCCTTTTGAGCTTTCACCCGCCTCAATGGTTCTTCACTACGGGCAGGCTGTATTTGAGGGGCTCAAGGCCTATCGTACCGCATCCGGCGGGGTGCAGCTGTACCGGCCGAAAAAGAACCTGGCCCGGCTCAACGAGTCGTGCCGGCGGTTGTGCATTCCCGAATTCAACGAAGAAGATCTGCTGGACGGTCTCAAACAGCTGGTGTCCCTGGACCAGGCATGGGTGCCCTCCACCCACGGCACCTCTCTTTACATCCGGCCCTTCGTCATCGCCACCGACCCCTACGTGGGCCTGCGGTCATCCCACACCTACCGGCTTGCCATCATTCTGTCGCCGGTGGGGGCCTACTACCCCGAAGGATTCAACCCGGTCAAGATCTGGGTCACCCGGAAGTATGTGAGGGCCGTGCGTGGCGGTGTGGGACATGTGAAGACCGCGGGCAACTACGCGGCCAGCCTCTATGCCACGGAAGAGGCCCACAAGGAGGGCTATACCCAGGTGCTGTGGCTGGACGGCGTGGAGCAGAAGTATGTGGAGGAAGTGGGCTCCATGAACATCTTTTTCGTGATCAACAATGAGTTGGTGACCCCGGCCCTCAACGGTAGCATTCTGCCGGGCGTGACACGGGATTCGGTGATCGAGGTGGCCCGGTCCTGGGACATGCCGGTGGCCGAGCGAAAAATTTCCATTGACGAGGTGTTTGAGGCCCAAAAAAGCGGGGCTCTTTCCGAGGTGTTCGGCTCCGGCACCGCCGCGGTGATTTCACCAGTGGGCATGATCAAATGCGATGATCTCGAGGTGACCATCGGTGACGGCAGCGCCGGGCCGATGTCCAAAAAATTCTTTGACACCCTCACCGGTATTCAGTATGGCGACGCGCCGGCGCCGGACGGGTGGATCGAACCGGTATAG
- a CDS encoding PPC domain-containing DNA-binding protein translates to MSGIAGREFVAGRRFLGRLAHGTDILGAIEEFCVRHEIRSGVFSLIGAVSSATIGAYDQKQQVYVTVKEDRELEILSCTGNISLKEGRPFVHAHIVLADIHGETIGGHLFSDTLVFAGEIEIVELVGTPPERAYDEVTGLMLWQMTTDTS, encoded by the coding sequence ATGTCCGGTATTGCAGGTCGGGAGTTTGTCGCAGGCAGGCGCTTTTTAGGCCGGCTGGCCCACGGCACGGATATCCTTGGTGCCATAGAAGAATTCTGCGTCCGGCATGAGATCCGCAGCGGGGTTTTTTCCCTGATCGGCGCTGTATCCTCAGCCACCATCGGGGCCTACGACCAGAAGCAGCAGGTGTATGTCACGGTAAAGGAGGACCGGGAGCTTGAGATTCTGTCCTGCACCGGCAACATCTCCTTAAAAGAGGGCAGGCCCTTTGTTCACGCCCATATTGTGCTGGCCGATATTCACGGCGAAACCATCGGGGGCCACCTGTTTTCCGACACCCTTGTTTTTGCCGGTGAAATCGAGATTGTCGAGCTGGTGGGCACCCCACCGGAACGGGCCTATGACGAGGTCACCGGCCTGATGCTGTGGCAAATGACGACAGACACCTCATGA
- a CDS encoding YkgJ family cysteine cluster protein, whose translation MTDNTTSSGGGAATINPVRFGPESRFVFECHKGVPCFTSCCRGINILLTPYDIVRLKNRLDLSSTEFLAIYTEPHLLEKTDLPVVSLKLLDDEQTSCPFVRDDGCIIYEDRPTACRYYPLGVATLSHKETDMPAPDGDGFYFFVNEPHCKGFEEKKEWTVAEWRKDQGVDIHDEINAEWTDLVVRKRSFPANVQLTEQAKKMFFMVSYDVDAFKRFVFESSFLSRYDIDPDTVEKIRNSEVELLKFGFRWLKAIFFKGEGFTVKK comes from the coding sequence ATGACTGACAACACCACTTCATCCGGCGGCGGCGCCGCAACCATCAATCCCGTCCGTTTCGGGCCGGAGAGCCGGTTTGTGTTTGAATGCCACAAGGGAGTTCCCTGCTTTACCTCCTGCTGCCGGGGCATCAACATTCTGCTCACCCCCTATGATATCGTCCGGCTCAAAAACCGGCTGGACCTTTCCTCCACAGAGTTTCTGGCCATCTACACCGAGCCCCACCTTCTGGAAAAAACCGATCTGCCGGTGGTGTCCCTGAAGCTGCTTGATGATGAACAGACCTCCTGCCCCTTTGTGCGGGACGACGGATGCATCATTTATGAGGACCGGCCCACGGCCTGCCGCTATTACCCCCTTGGCGTGGCCACCCTGAGCCACAAGGAGACCGATATGCCGGCCCCGGACGGCGACGGGTTCTATTTCTTTGTCAATGAGCCCCACTGCAAGGGATTTGAAGAGAAAAAGGAGTGGACTGTTGCCGAGTGGCGGAAAGACCAGGGCGTGGACATTCACGACGAGATCAATGCCGAATGGACCGACTTGGTGGTGCGAAAACGCTCTTTTCCCGCCAACGTTCAGTTGACCGAGCAGGCCAAGAAGATGTTTTTCATGGTCTCCTACGATGTGGACGCCTTCAAGCGTTTTGTGTTTGAAAGCAGCTTTCTTTCCCGCTACGACATTGATCCCGACACGGTGGAAAAAATCCGCAACAGCGAGGTGGAGCTGCTCAAATTCGGATTCCGCTGGCTCAAAGCGATTTTTTTCAAGGGCGAAGGGTTTACCGTCAAAAAGTAG
- a CDS encoding EstA family serine hydrolase: MAAATVDIRGYCDPAFEKVRKTFVANFKAGKERGAAAAIVIDNKPVVNIWAGNAGFTSRRPWQENTLANIYSATKGVTAICAHRLAEQGRLDLDRPVAAYWPGFEKKDKGHITVRMLLNHTAGMVAFKRRQPASALYDWNTMVSALEAQSPWWRDNTLGYHPVTYGWLVGQVIRNITGRTVGQYLKEEITGPLGLDLHIGLEPAQHHRCATMVMLRLPTIHKDCLRLTAEMIRHPFGATSCAFGNPVSIATGVNTAAWRGAEIPSANGQATALALARLYGVLAGGGTQGNTHLLSAESINRCVQETSEGMDAVLKLRTRFSLGFMLNQDNPSGSMGPGRRVFGHPGAGGALGFADPDAKMGFGYVMNKMDTFILVDPRARRLIDAAYECL, translated from the coding sequence ATGGCGGCTGCCACGGTGGATATTCGCGGGTATTGCGATCCGGCCTTTGAAAAGGTTCGAAAAACCTTTGTGGCCAATTTCAAAGCCGGAAAGGAACGGGGCGCCGCCGCCGCCATCGTGATCGACAACAAACCGGTGGTCAACATCTGGGCCGGGAACGCCGGTTTTACAAGCCGCCGGCCCTGGCAGGAAAACACCCTTGCCAACATCTATTCGGCCACCAAGGGGGTAACAGCCATCTGCGCCCACCGGCTGGCTGAGCAGGGGCGACTGGATCTGGACAGGCCCGTGGCCGCCTACTGGCCGGGATTTGAAAAAAAGGACAAGGGCCACATCACTGTCCGCATGCTGTTGAACCACACCGCCGGCATGGTGGCCTTCAAGCGCCGGCAGCCGGCCAGTGCCCTGTACGACTGGAACACCATGGTCTCGGCACTGGAGGCCCAGTCCCCCTGGTGGCGCGATAACACCCTGGGATACCATCCGGTCACTTACGGCTGGCTGGTGGGCCAGGTGATCCGCAACATCACCGGCAGAACCGTGGGGCAGTATTTAAAAGAAGAGATCACCGGGCCATTGGGGCTGGACCTGCATATCGGGCTGGAGCCGGCCCAGCACCACCGGTGTGCCACCATGGTGATGCTGAGGCTGCCCACCATTCATAAAGACTGCCTTCGGTTGACCGCCGAGATGATACGCCACCCCTTTGGCGCCACGTCCTGCGCTTTCGGCAATCCGGTAAGCATTGCCACCGGTGTCAATACCGCGGCCTGGCGCGGCGCCGAGATCCCGTCGGCCAATGGCCAGGCCACGGCCCTGGCCCTGGCCCGGCTTTATGGCGTGCTGGCCGGCGGCGGCACGCAGGGCAATACCCACCTTCTGTCCGCCGAGTCCATCAACCGGTGCGTTCAGGAGACTTCCGAAGGCATGGATGCGGTATTGAAACTGCGCACCCGGTTCAGCCTGGGGTTCATGCTCAACCAGGACAACCCGTCCGGCAGCATGGGGCCGGGCCGCCGGGTCTTCGGCCATCCCGGCGCCGGCGGGGCACTGGGCTTTGCCGACCCGGACGCGAAAATGGGATTCGGCTACGTGATGAACAAAATGGATACTTTCATTCTGGTGGACCCCCGGGCCAGACGCCTGATCGACGCGGCCTACGAGTGCCTGTGA